In bacterium, one genomic interval encodes:
- a CDS encoding zinc-ribbon domain containing protein, with protein sequence MENNFQNRVLVCSECREEFVFTVQAQQYFAERGYTEDPKRCKTCHQQYKRTQRGQHHDMEHQEIQLPE encoded by the coding sequence GTGGAAAATAACTTCCAAAACAGGGTTCTTGTTTGCAGCGAATGTCGTGAGGAGTTTGTTTTTACTGTTCAGGCGCAGCAATACTTTGCTGAACGAGGTTATACAGAGGATCCCAAACGCTGTAAAACCTGCCACCAGCAGTACAAAAGGACGCAACGCGGCCAACATCACGACATGGAACATCAGGAAATCCAACTTCCTGAGTGA
- a CDS encoding M6 family metalloprotease domain-containing protein: MKTTARIFIFATLFIFSGVLSALAMPPHPDLVQSTAAGKQAPSYYIEHRDELQAKGVCIPDESLKRALAAARSQAKASLSPSAGTPFRILAILVQFSDHASQVSATFFDSLVFSTSGNTVRDYFDEVSYAQIDIVTVNMPSSLGWRTAPQTYAYYVNNAQGLGSYPNNSQKLVEDLVDQINPLVDYTQYDNDSDGYVDVVMVIHSGRGAEFTGANTDIWSHKWGITPRLLDGVRVFNYTMQPEYWSNPGDMTIGVYAHELAHGFGLPDLYDTDNSSNGIGRWCLMSYGSWNGPSNRGGSPSHPSAWCRIDMGFATSTNVTTPLSNQQITNVEAGGTIYRMWTGGLITTNYFLVENRQHVGYDAYLPSTGLLIWHIDDLKNAGGTPNSQEWWPGQTAANHYGVALEQADGLYELEHKVDAGDGGDPFPGNTNNTTFSDSSTPAATTYAGATTNVQVSSIATIGQIIQANLIVTLASGTEDDPPSVLPVTATLDQNYPNPFNPSTVIKFELIVSQDVTVDIYNLTGQKVRRLYSDRAPIGETTLTWDATTDDGQPVASGIYLYRFTSDYEQMTRKMVLMR, encoded by the coding sequence ATGAAGACCACCGCACGAATTTTCATTTTCGCCACGCTTTTCATTTTCAGTGGCGTGTTATCAGCTCTGGCGATGCCACCGCATCCTGACCTGGTGCAGAGTACAGCGGCGGGCAAGCAGGCCCCGAGCTATTATATCGAACATCGTGATGAATTACAGGCCAAAGGCGTCTGTATTCCCGACGAGTCGCTGAAACGTGCGTTGGCTGCGGCCCGCAGTCAGGCGAAAGCATCGCTCTCCCCGTCTGCCGGAACGCCGTTCCGTATCCTGGCGATCCTGGTTCAGTTCTCGGACCATGCCAGCCAGGTCAGTGCGACGTTTTTCGATTCCCTGGTCTTCAGTACTTCAGGCAATACCGTGCGGGACTACTTTGATGAGGTCTCGTATGCGCAGATCGATATCGTGACGGTCAATATGCCGTCATCGCTCGGCTGGCGGACCGCTCCGCAGACCTACGCTTATTATGTCAATAATGCGCAGGGTCTCGGTTCTTACCCGAATAACTCCCAGAAATTGGTCGAAGATCTGGTAGATCAGATCAATCCACTGGTTGATTATACTCAGTATGATAATGACAGTGACGGTTACGTCGATGTCGTCATGGTGATCCACTCCGGACGTGGCGCGGAATTCACCGGCGCCAATACCGATATCTGGTCGCACAAGTGGGGTATCACTCCGCGCCTTCTCGATGGCGTGAGAGTTTTCAACTATACCATGCAGCCGGAGTATTGGTCCAATCCCGGCGATATGACCATCGGCGTGTATGCGCATGAATTGGCCCACGGCTTTGGGTTGCCCGACCTGTATGACACCGACAACAGCTCCAATGGTATTGGCCGCTGGTGCCTGATGTCCTATGGAAGCTGGAATGGCCCCTCTAACCGTGGCGGATCCCCCTCGCATCCGTCCGCCTGGTGCCGTATCGATATGGGCTTTGCGACTTCCACCAATGTGACGACTCCGCTGTCAAACCAGCAGATCACCAATGTCGAGGCTGGTGGAACGATCTATCGCATGTGGACTGGTGGCCTGATTACGACCAATTACTTCCTGGTCGAGAATCGTCAGCATGTTGGCTATGATGCCTATCTGCCATCGACCGGCCTGTTGATATGGCATATCGATGATCTCAAAAATGCGGGTGGAACTCCGAATTCGCAGGAATGGTGGCCCGGCCAAACAGCCGCCAACCACTACGGTGTTGCGCTGGAACAGGCAGACGGCCTGTATGAATTGGAGCATAAGGTGGATGCCGGCGATGGCGGCGATCCGTTCCCTGGAAATACAAATAACACCACGTTCTCCGATTCCTCGACTCCGGCCGCTACCACGTATGCCGGTGCGACCACCAATGTCCAGGTATCGTCTATAGCGACGATCGGCCAGATAATCCAGGCAAACCTGATCGTCACCCTGGCATCGGGAACCGAGGATGACCCGCCGTCGGTCCTACCGGTAACGGCGACACTTGACCAGAATTATCCGAATCCGTTTAATCCGTCGACAGTGATCAAGTTCGAACTGATCGTGTCGCAGGATGTCACGGTTGACATTTACAATTTGACTGGGCAGAAAGTGCGCCGTCTCTACTCTGATCGGGCGCCGATAGGCGAAACGACATTGACCTGGGATGCGACGACCGATGACGGTCAGCCAGTCGCTTCGGGGATATATCTTTATCGATTCACTTCAGATTACGAGCAGATGACGCGGAAGATGGTTTTGATGCGATAA
- a CDS encoding YafY family transcriptional regulator, with the protein MTMSKYDRMLHILNLLRSRRNLNAATLAKECGCTERSIYRDIISLSEANVPIYYDNGYKLATDNFLPPLNFNFEEYSALRLALESTPLNLTGKYGEILRQIRAKVESNLPAVVREQKKTAVSATAISIESTQSDRAELWFGEIEAAARESYCLEMSYNSVESGPTSRVVEPYFVVFRGRAFYLVAYCRLRQDFRTFRLDQIQSLSKFDEHFQPRQGVTAERYFDGSWQVYSGDPIEVLVRFTGKAAKIVSSRTHHQHEEVSPQEDGSVLYRITVRGVEEIQRWVLGFGSEAEILEPDQLRWEMSRLAQALDQLYRKSDQVSP; encoded by the coding sequence ATGACGATGTCCAAATATGATCGGATGCTGCATATCCTGAACCTGCTCCGATCACGACGAAATCTCAATGCCGCCACGCTGGCCAAAGAGTGTGGTTGCACGGAACGCTCCATCTACCGCGATATCATTTCGCTGTCCGAAGCAAATGTCCCGATCTACTACGACAATGGATACAAGCTGGCGACCGACAATTTCCTGCCGCCGCTCAATTTCAATTTCGAGGAGTACAGCGCACTGCGACTGGCGCTGGAATCCACTCCGCTCAACCTGACCGGCAAGTACGGCGAGATACTTCGCCAGATCCGCGCCAAGGTGGAATCCAATCTTCCTGCAGTTGTTCGCGAGCAGAAAAAAACAGCAGTCAGTGCGACCGCGATCTCTATTGAATCAACTCAATCCGACCGAGCTGAGCTCTGGTTTGGTGAGATCGAGGCTGCCGCGCGTGAATCCTACTGTCTGGAAATGTCGTACAATTCGGTCGAGTCCGGCCCGACCAGCCGGGTGGTGGAACCATATTTTGTCGTCTTTCGGGGGCGCGCATTCTATCTGGTTGCCTACTGTCGGCTCCGCCAGGACTTTCGGACCTTCCGCCTCGACCAGATCCAATCACTGTCAAAATTCGACGAGCACTTCCAACCGCGGCAAGGGGTGACCGCCGAGCGGTATTTTGACGGAAGCTGGCAGGTTTACAGCGGTGACCCGATCGAGGTTCTGGTTCGTTTCACTGGTAAAGCCGCGAAAATCGTCTCTTCGCGAACACACCACCAGCACGAAGAAGTATCTCCCCAGGAAGACGGTTCGGTCCTCTATCGTATTACCGTTCGTGGAGTTGAGGAGATTCAGCGCTGGGTGCTGGGGTTTGGAAGCGAGGCCGAGATCCTTGAGCCAGACCAGCTCCGTTGGGAGATGAGCCGCCTCGCCCAGGCTCTCGATCAACTCTACCGAAAGAGCGACCAAGTCAGTCCCTAG
- a CDS encoding HTH domain-containing protein: MTKAERLMHHLRLMQTRRVVTVDQLCTASSVSPRTIYRDMTTLARMNVPVYFDNGYRLEKDHNLPLREFSTDDLELLCFCLRNNPLAEYPFFERRFRLIEQKVLSRIGQRTKQEHRTLIYFDQILPVGTREEESKLIQRFLRAAAQSLKVILTFRDSSPMLEDCMPVGLTMRAENLFMVAMVGNEAAPREIEIQKVRSIRITHHKFEPHRIASARTSLRRGKKDLTSSDD; encoded by the coding sequence GTGACCAAAGCTGAACGACTGATGCATCACTTGCGCTTGATGCAGACCCGCCGAGTTGTCACCGTTGATCAACTCTGCACAGCATCAAGCGTCTCCCCACGAACGATCTATCGCGACATGACCACCCTGGCGCGAATGAATGTCCCGGTCTATTTCGACAATGGCTACCGTCTCGAAAAAGACCACAATCTGCCGCTCCGCGAATTCAGCACCGATGATCTCGAACTACTCTGCTTTTGTCTGCGCAACAATCCGCTGGCGGAGTATCCGTTCTTTGAACGCCGCTTCCGCCTGATCGAACAGAAAGTCCTCTCCCGGATCGGTCAGCGCACCAAGCAGGAACATCGTACGCTGATCTACTTCGATCAGATCCTGCCGGTCGGAACCAGGGAAGAGGAGAGTAAGCTGATCCAGCGGTTTCTCCGTGCCGCTGCCCAGTCACTGAAAGTGATCCTCACGTTTCGTGACAGCTCTCCAATGCTGGAAGACTGCATGCCCGTTGGTTTGACCATGCGGGCGGAGAATCTCTTCATGGTTGCGATGGTCGGCAATGAGGCTGCGCCACGGGAAATAGAGATTCAGAAAGTTCGTTCTATCCGGATCACCCATCATAAGTTTGAGCCTCACCGGATCGCCTCGGCTCGCACCAGTCTTCGGCGCGGGAAAAAGGATTTGACCTCGTCCGACGATTGA
- a CDS encoding QueT transporter family protein gives MNPRPISQITFAGVVAALYAVLTLALAPISFGVYQLRVAEALTVLPFLNRGAIAGLYVGCLVANYFGGQGILDIIIGPILTAGAATITYWLRRWEFGSLRLRTWLAPMPAVLFNAFGVAAYLAPIIQVDYWFAVQMIGLGELAACYLLGLPFLWILEKRIGWIFRGEQPSGQART, from the coding sequence ATGAACCCTCGACCGATCTCCCAGATCACCTTTGCCGGAGTAGTGGCGGCACTGTATGCCGTCCTGACCCTGGCGTTGGCGCCCATCTCATTCGGCGTCTATCAACTTCGCGTGGCCGAGGCACTCACTGTGCTTCCGTTCCTCAACCGCGGGGCGATCGCCGGGCTGTATGTTGGCTGTCTGGTGGCGAACTATTTTGGGGGACAGGGGATACTGGATATCATCATTGGGCCGATCCTCACGGCTGGCGCCGCGACGATTACCTACTGGTTGCGCCGATGGGAATTCGGATCTCTTAGACTCCGTACCTGGCTCGCCCCGATGCCTGCGGTCCTGTTCAATGCATTTGGCGTGGCCGCCTACCTTGCGCCTATCATTCAGGTCGACTATTGGTTTGCGGTCCAGATGATCGGGTTGGGTGAGTTGGCCGCCTGCTATCTGCTGGGGCTGCCGTTCCTCTGGATATTGGAAAAGCGGATCGGCTGGATTTTCAGGGGAGAGCAACCATCCGGTCAAGCTCGGACTTGA
- the recN gene encoding DNA repair protein RecN: MLKQMHIENIALLESADLSFDRGMLVLTGETGAGKSIIVTALSLALGSRAEREYIRHGEEKAVVSATFNVSQMPAAYRKQYADCIVDNSITVMREVSRDGNSRIRINDSPSTLAKLRDIVAPLAEILGQHANQMLMDEENHLGFLDRFASLENLRSEVGELYAAWDKAATEYKKTVSRRQQLIEERELLLYQRSEIVKANLRVGEEDDLQRERKILDSSRALAAAAATIEQILGGDENGAVQQLRAARKELEKMAAVDSSLAPQLAELTDLDYRIEEMRRFVEQYGGSIADDPNRIDEINERLDEIYKLKRKFGGTVEAVLEALAGIEDRLKQRPDIDSLIARLEKEQAQHLADYTIKAKELSSLRRKAADYLHKLVVKELGELAIEGANFEFEFVSELDANGIENHGKTVKPTAVGLENGRFLFSANRGEPLKSLVKTASGGEISRVLLALKAAEKKNNNLQRSLLVFDEVDVGIGGQTAFEVAKKLKRLSEDTQVLVVTHLHQIARLADSHYVASKRAKRGARSEIIVQRLDGPQIKSELDRMVALP; encoded by the coding sequence ATGCTCAAGCAAATGCACATCGAGAATATCGCCCTGCTCGAATCGGCAGACCTGTCGTTCGATCGCGGGATGCTGGTGTTGACCGGTGAGACCGGCGCCGGAAAGTCGATTATTGTCACTGCCCTCTCCCTCGCGCTGGGAAGTCGCGCGGAGCGTGAATATATCCGCCATGGTGAAGAGAAGGCGGTCGTCTCAGCAACCTTCAATGTCTCCCAGATGCCAGCCGCCTATCGCAAGCAGTATGCTGATTGTATAGTTGACAACAGCATCACGGTGATGCGCGAGGTTTCGCGTGACGGCAATTCCCGGATCAGGATCAACGACTCCCCTTCGACACTGGCAAAATTGCGGGATATTGTCGCCCCGCTGGCGGAGATCCTCGGGCAACATGCCAACCAGATGCTGATGGATGAGGAGAATCATCTCGGCTTCCTGGATCGGTTCGCCTCACTCGAAAACCTGCGCTCAGAGGTTGGTGAATTGTATGCCGCCTGGGATAAGGCCGCTACGGAATATAAGAAGACGGTCTCACGCAGGCAGCAATTGATTGAAGAACGAGAGCTACTGCTGTATCAGCGCAGCGAGATAGTGAAAGCGAATCTTCGGGTCGGCGAAGAGGATGACCTGCAACGTGAGCGGAAGATCCTCGACTCTTCCCGCGCTCTGGCCGCGGCGGCGGCGACTATTGAGCAGATACTCGGCGGGGATGAAAACGGGGCGGTCCAGCAGTTGCGGGCCGCGCGTAAAGAACTTGAGAAGATGGCCGCGGTCGACAGCAGCCTCGCCCCACAATTGGCGGAACTGACTGACCTTGACTATCGAATCGAGGAGATGCGGAGATTTGTGGAGCAGTACGGCGGCTCGATTGCCGATGATCCGAACCGAATTGACGAAATCAACGAACGGCTGGATGAGATCTACAAACTGAAGCGGAAATTCGGCGGGACGGTTGAAGCGGTTCTTGAGGCACTTGCCGGAATCGAAGATCGGCTCAAGCAACGCCCGGATATCGATTCCTTGATAGCTCGTCTCGAAAAGGAACAGGCGCAACATCTGGCAGACTATACGATCAAAGCGAAAGAGCTCTCTTCCCTGCGCCGCAAAGCCGCCGATTATCTGCATAAACTGGTGGTGAAGGAACTGGGAGAGTTGGCGATCGAGGGGGCGAATTTCGAGTTTGAGTTTGTCTCCGAACTGGATGCGAACGGCATCGAGAATCACGGCAAAACAGTCAAGCCGACTGCGGTCGGACTGGAGAACGGGCGTTTCCTCTTTTCAGCCAACCGTGGCGAGCCACTCAAATCGCTAGTGAAGACAGCATCGGGCGGTGAGATATCCCGCGTGCTGTTGGCGCTCAAGGCCGCCGAAAAGAAAAACAACAACCTGCAGCGATCTCTGCTGGTATTCGACGAAGTCGATGTTGGTATTGGCGGGCAGACTGCCTTTGAGGTCGCCAAGAAGCTGAAGCGGCTGTCTGAGGATACCCAGGTGCTGGTGGTGACACACCTCCACCAAATCGCGCGTTTGGCCGATTCGCACTATGTCGCCAGTAAACGAGCGAAACGAGGGGCACGGTCAGAGATCATCGTGCAAAGGTTAGATGGACCGCAGATCAAGTCCGAGCTTGACCGGATGGTTGCTCTCCCCTGA
- a CDS encoding DNA primase, with the protein MIPQETIEQIRQATDIAQIIGEYVRLKKRGKTWEACCPFHTEKTPSFKVNTDKQIYHCFGCGKGGNVFTFLIEHDKMSFIEAVKHLARKANIPIREEVSDAKREQFEKLNYAQQVALEYFQSVLMQSQYKVVLDGYLKKKRQIDDETIQFFKFGLSGESWDGLIKHAATKGITGEELHQAGLAVFSDTKKSYFDRFRQRLMIPIFNLSQRPIGFGGRTLKKGEPAKYVNSPETPLYSKGNVLYGLNFSRDFIRDANRAYIVEGYFDFISLWQAGVKNVVASSGTAFTQQQARLLARFAEEVYLFFDADSAGQNAALRSVDSLYDAGLEVRVMIPPPGEDPDSVARKFGRDKIDDLAYDAVGFIPFRVQRVNLEHSGIIAKEKLVKELSALAEKITDPTRRALFYAEASTSLSIDQSIFQNAVPSGRVEAQNQAFRHAKRQKIEMEFLSLLFCNPGCLDEALEAISADDLDSKQLSRLYSAMIQQYQKIGMIQADKLIENFVDETAISLATEVASIEWEPDVVEVETKKYIQLMAERKRKRIRADLQKELAKAEADGDQERASALLEQIKSFGL; encoded by the coding sequence ATGATCCCACAGGAAACGATAGAGCAGATCCGTCAAGCGACCGATATCGCGCAGATAATCGGTGAGTATGTCCGTCTCAAAAAACGAGGCAAGACATGGGAAGCCTGCTGCCCGTTTCACACGGAAAAAACCCCCTCATTCAAGGTCAATACCGACAAGCAGATTTATCATTGCTTTGGTTGCGGCAAAGGAGGGAATGTTTTCACTTTCCTCATTGAACATGACAAGATGTCGTTCATCGAGGCGGTGAAGCATCTCGCGCGGAAAGCGAATATCCCGATTCGGGAAGAGGTCTCCGACGCCAAACGTGAGCAGTTCGAAAAGCTGAATTACGCTCAGCAGGTCGCGCTTGAGTACTTTCAGTCAGTACTAATGCAGTCGCAGTACAAAGTGGTGCTGGACGGCTATCTGAAGAAAAAGCGACAAATCGATGATGAGACAATTCAGTTCTTCAAGTTCGGTCTGTCGGGCGAGTCATGGGATGGCCTGATAAAACATGCGGCGACCAAAGGAATTACCGGTGAAGAACTGCATCAAGCTGGACTGGCCGTCTTTTCCGACACCAAGAAGTCATATTTTGACCGCTTCCGCCAGCGACTGATGATCCCGATTTTCAATCTCAGTCAGAGGCCGATCGGATTCGGCGGACGAACCTTGAAGAAGGGTGAACCGGCGAAGTATGTCAATTCTCCGGAGACTCCCCTCTACTCCAAAGGGAATGTGCTATACGGACTGAATTTCTCGCGCGACTTTATCCGTGACGCCAATCGCGCGTATATAGTCGAAGGGTATTTTGACTTCATCTCGCTCTGGCAGGCGGGAGTGAAAAATGTGGTGGCATCATCAGGGACCGCGTTCACCCAACAGCAAGCGAGATTGCTGGCACGGTTCGCCGAAGAAGTCTATCTGTTCTTTGATGCGGATTCGGCCGGTCAGAATGCGGCACTTCGGTCGGTTGACTCTCTGTATGATGCCGGCCTTGAGGTGCGGGTGATGATCCCTCCACCGGGCGAGGACCCGGATTCGGTCGCCCGGAAATTCGGGCGCGACAAGATCGATGATCTGGCATACGACGCGGTCGGATTCATTCCCTTCCGCGTCCAGAGAGTCAACCTGGAGCATTCGGGGATTATCGCCAAAGAGAAACTGGTCAAAGAACTAAGCGCGCTGGCCGAGAAGATCACTGACCCGACACGTCGGGCGCTGTTCTATGCCGAAGCATCGACATCGTTGTCAATCGATCAGTCGATCTTCCAGAACGCCGTCCCCTCCGGACGGGTCGAGGCTCAGAACCAGGCATTTCGCCATGCCAAGCGGCAGAAGATCGAGATGGAGTTTCTTTCCCTGCTCTTCTGCAATCCTGGCTGTCTGGATGAAGCCCTGGAAGCGATCTCCGCCGATGACCTTGACTCCAAACAGCTTTCCCGGCTCTATTCGGCCATGATACAACAATATCAAAAGATTGGGATGATCCAGGCCGATAAGCTGATAGAGAACTTCGTCGATGAAACCGCCATCTCACTGGCCACCGAGGTTGCCTCGATAGAATGGGAACCGGACGTGGTGGAAGTGGAAACAAAAAAGTATATTCAGTTGATGGCGGAGCGAAAGCGGAAACGGATTCGCGCTGACCTCCAGAAGGAACTGGCCAAAGCGGAAGCTGACGGCGACCAGGAACGGGCCAGCGCTCTCTTAGAACAGATCAAGAGCTTTGGACTGTAA